Genomic window (Arachis hypogaea cultivar Tifrunner chromosome 13, arahy.Tifrunner.gnm2.J5K5, whole genome shotgun sequence):
AAATAAGATCACAATTTATAACATTTTGTGATTAGGGGCATGGGAGAAGCCAATTTCCAGCAGCACCCTACTGTTCCCCTCATGTCCTCAGAATTATCTACCAACTTTCAGCAAACAATTctgcataatatataaattgaataaTGCACATACTATATAACTGAATTTAAGAAGATATGATCACTTCCAGGGATTTATGTCTGCTCAGACACTTATTAAGGTACATATCCGTCCACTGTTCAACTAGCATGTGTACCACTTCTTTTTGCCAAAATCAGTAAAAGTGGGCGAAAACGGTTTTAAATCATTTTAGATGCACATCGGTCATTTTATAGATATGGAAAATGGAAAAGTTGTTTGTCCCAGGTAAAATATACGCAAACTTACGGACCAACTAGATTTATATAACATCCACAGTGACTCAAGTCTCAATTATCTTGAAAACGTAAAAGTTAAAACATAGGTTAAAGGACTTCCGTTTCAGACATGTTGAAAGATTGGAAAACTATGCTTTATAGATAAATCTTTCTTTTGCTTTGCTTTTGGAAGGGATCTCTTACCACCCAATCTTGTCTTTCCCTTTCCTCATCTTAatgaaattttctaaaaaaaaggaAGAGGGAAAAGAGAAGGCAGCAAAATATAGATATGCTGACGAGCCTCCTGACATCACACAGCATCAAGGACATTACTAGAAGCATTCATGAGAAGTTCCTTACCGCTAAATTTGGAATGCTAACAGCATAATCAGCAATGAAGCCTGAAATATCTTCTTCATCAAAATCTGCAttacataaaaaatgaaaaactcTAATTACTTATAAAAGACCACCATTAAGGACAACTTTTTAGAGTAAAACACAACTCCCTAGATAAACAAAAGTACAGAACCAGAACTCAACAGATTCAACATCAACTCATTCTTTCCACTTGGAAATAGATTTCTAATGTCTTAATTTATTTTGGCTCAAACTCTACTTGGTGCTTAGAATTTAACTCATAATTGGAATTGAACTTCTGAATCCAAATACTTGAAATGCCTATTAGAAATGGTGTGCCTTTCTAAATGTTTGGAGTTGGTGCTCTAAAAACATGCTTCCTTTGGTCAATCCATCAATCTAGTTGCCTACATGGATAATATTGCCATTACATGTAATGATTGTAAAGGAATCTATAACAAATGGAAGAAAAAGAGATAGAAATAAACAATAGAACTAGAAGAGCTGGGGTAGGAATGAATTAGTGTGAAATCACCCCTTCCCCAGTTATAGAATTATACTGGAAATGCAGGAAATTATAGAGCAGAAAAACACTATGGTAGTGTTAGATAGACTCCCATGCTCCGCTCCCAATTTTGTCTTCGTTCCTGCCTTCTCATTATCCCTTTTTCCTCTATAGAACGAGAATCTTTCTCTCATCCCTAACAGAATCGGCCCAGGATCACACACCCATCCGCTAACTCTTGCACATGGCCTAATTAGTTACACAGGTGGTTCCCCACCATTTGCTCTTTTATGTCTCCTATTCATGCTAGTAAAGGAGGAATTCTATTGGCCCCCTGTTGCTGCCTCAATAGAATCTTCTTTCTTGCTCCCACCCTTCTCAGAGTATGTATTAGAATCATACAACAGGAATAGGTGCAATATTTTTCTTGGGATTGAAGTAGCTCAATCAAAAACCAAAGTTGTCATCTCTCGAAgaaatatgttcttgatatttTGGACAAAATTGGGACTGGTGGGTGACACTCTTGACTCTTGTGGACCCAAATATTAAGCTTCAACCAGATCGAAGAGATTTAGACGAAAGAATATATCAAAAGATTTGTTTTATGCATTACATGTATAAGCAGAACGTCTTTAAGACAGACaacaaaagcagaaaaaaaaacaGGTAATTAACAAAGTGGAGTTTTCAGATTCTATAAATGTCTGAGAGGGGAAACCCTCTAAAAAATCATGAGTTTTACACCAAATAGAGGCCAAATATCCAATTCTGCCCAAACTTTCTTATCCACGTGTTTGCTATCTAATATAGTTATGCCCCAACCAAATACACCAATTAGTGGGGAAACCAAACATTAAGAGCTAATCTCCTAAATACAACATCAAGCATCCCATACTACCCAATATGGGACTTTGGGCACCCCATAATACCCAAGTACCTAACACAGACACAAGAGACAGAGACTTATTTCCTAGACAAGGAGACAGGATGACAAAGTTAAAGAGACCCAAGACTAGGTGAATTCCTAAACATGATAAAAACGCTGGATTGAAAAGTTGTGGATAGAAGATATCTCTAAGGATGTGGAAAAGGCTAACTAAATGAGAAGTCTCCTTACATAGAAAAGGATTTTGAATCTGTCTCTACACAGATGCAAATGAATGTAAAGAAGTTCCTAAGGTTAACTCTCAAGTTATAATTACATGATGACTACGTGATTAGCATAGTATGATCTATACCCTCAATGTGTTGTATATTTTGTCACTAGCAACATAATAACTACTTAAGCAAGTGCAATAGTTGGATTATACTTGATCAGCAGTGGATCCGTGTACTATATATTAGTACAAGAGAATCCGAAACACAAAAAGGAAACAAatacatgcatgcatacatactAACATACACATGTATAAAGACTCCTTTTCAAAACAGAACAATGATCCTCCTCTTGTACTATTTCAAAGGAGCTTAAATAAGTATAAGGTCATAGTCATACCTCGTGCTCTCAAATCCAAAAGTAAATTCTTGGCAAGAGATTCCAACTGTAGCCTTCCTAATGATTGAAATACACTTGCTATAGATTTTGCAGATGAAAGCATTGTTATATCTATATTTTTCAATGCATCTGTAATCTGGATTTTCAGATCACTTTCACAAAGAGCCAATAAGTAATTTTCTGCAACAAGATTTGATTCCAATTAACGTATGTTAGTGCCACATGTAACAAAAATTCCTTTTACAATGGAACACACAATAAGCGAAATTGCATCAATATGTGTCAGGTTAGGCGTGGCACAATCACCTCTATTATTATGAAGCTAGGTGCTAACTATGTCCTGGGAATAAAATTTAGCATGAATTTTCAAACCATGTTTCTAATATCTAAGATGTGAACAAAGACTAACTTGTTAATTGCAGTACAATGACAAAGCACACCCATGTCCAACAAAGATAACAAGTTAAAGCAGAATATTTAGTATTTCCATTTCACAATGCATCGCACACGATcccaaatcaaatgaaaaaggaTCTCTTGTAAAAAGCATCAGCATAGTCTCTACATTAAAATAAAGCAAATCATGAATGTCCCACATGGTACTGCCAAAAACCTGTGCTGTAGATTCAAATATATGTTACTGTTATCTGAAATAAACTATAAAAAGTTCATGCTCGTGAAACATAGATTCACCAACCTCGCATAGCAGAAGTGTCTTGGTCATCTTCTACGGTAATATATTCACAAATATCTCGAATCatttcttcatcttcaactctTATCCACAGCAACATTTCATAGTAAGCCAACCGTGAAACTGAACAGGGATTCTCAGCTCTGACCACATCAGAGAAAAGTTGAAACTCTTTAACCATGCCCATGTCTATGGCATACCTAAGCAGTGGTTGGTACGTTTCCTCTTCTAGCTTATAACCGCACTCCTTCATATTTTCTAAAAGGCGAAAAGCCTTACTCAATTCTTCTATGGCAACATATTCATTATTAGTAGTCCTTGCCTTCTGTATACTCATCTTTATTAATGCATTGAACTCTTTCACATCAGTCTCTCGACCCAGCTGACGAAACACATCAAAGGCCACCTCTGTTCCTAGTCTTTTCGCACACATTTTAACTAACCTATCAAAACGATCTTCGCTGACGAGTTTAAAAATCCATTTGCTTTTCCTCTCATGGGCTACACCCTTCTGTCTAAACAAATGGTCGCCAGCAGACAGATTAGGAGACCACGTGAAATCTATTACTTTTTCCATTTTTGCTTTGCCATAGTCAACTTCTTCAACAACAGGTTCCTCTTTCACGACAACAGGTTCCTCTGCCAGAGATGGACCTGCAAAACGAAAAGGGTGCACAGACACACCCCAAAAGATTAGCATCAACCATTTTAAGATGTCTGGAAACATTCCAAAATTGCAGCATAACCAAGTCAAAACTTTTAGTACTCCGCATTTCTCACAGTAAATTTCACAAACACTTACTGTACAATATAGAAGAAACCTCGGAAGACGTATTATCATCATCAGGAGAATCCTCTGCacctaaaaattcaaaagaaaaaaacgtTACTACGAACACAACAGAGGGAACCCAATCATAcagcaacaaaaaaataaagcatTTGATCACACACAAAGttcagttattattattattattattatcctctTTAGGTGGAAAAACAAAAACCCAGCTACTTTactctatttattattattattattattattattatcattctgTTTCGATCCCCTCAATTCCAAGAAGCAAAACCCATTAATGCAACGAAGTTCAAAAGCTACTGAGAAATGAGGAACAACGGTAATGGTGGTTAGGGGTAAAAAAAAGTTGAGACATGATTGGGTATTGTTTGCAAATATggaaaagtttatttttttttggttaccTCGAGAAGGGACACGGTTGAGGTTCATAGAAGAGTGGTTGAACTCAGAAGCATTGTGCTCAGAAATGGAAACGGAAGGGGAAGAGGCAAGTGCCTTGGCTTTCCGTGTTGAGTGACGGCGAAATAGGGTACTGAGGGTGCATAGTTTTCTTATGGTGGAGGCGCGCATCTAAGTTCTACAAAAACGACGAAGAAGTGAAGATGACGGTTAGCGTGTCGATTTTAGAATGAGGTGGTTTGTTGTTGTGTTGCACTGCGTTCGGATTTCTGAAGTAATGAGGCAAAGATTGGTTATGCAAGTGGCTCTTTGAATGCAATTGAAGACTGCAACTCAAACCCAGCacgaacaaaagaagaaaaagaatttgctattattattagggtaaaaaacaaaaataaggcaAGGGAGAAAATAATTTACGTGAATAAGCCAAAATTAAAATTGCTTCATGAATTTACCAATGcacgtttatatgtagttcgaaccagtTTGGTTCGAACTccacacacataattcgaaccagcttggttcgaattacacacaaacacaccACATACTAATTGGAactagcttggttcgaattatacacacaataattcatggtataattcgaattatgctgttaaaaaattaataatttattaaaaaaattttattaaaaaatttattaaaaaaattaataatttaaaaattaaaaaatatatatttttatttcatacgttaaaaaaaagctaacaaaatatttaattacgagacttctttaaaatattaatgagctatcaattcgaattccatacaatacttttctgtccatttttaatagtttatgaatattttttaataaatttttttaataaatttttttaaattatactacaaaaaatattttatcctatgcaaaacaattttaaaaaaaatggcttaaaaaatgttaggagtactataaaaatttgtaatgttataataacttaggtaaatacatgcatgtactcaaattttaaataaaatactctatatagtcaataataatttagaaatgaaagaaaatattttattccatacaaaataattaaaaaatatattttattttatacaaaataattttaaaaaatggcttcaaagatgttatgagtactataaaagtttgtaatattctagtgatttaggtaaatatatgataaaaatattttttctttaatttttaaattattagtaactatgtggagtatttctttaatgtcttaagttattaggacattacaaatttttatagtacttctaacatcttttaagccattttttaaattattttgtatagaataaaatattttttatggtataatttaaataaatttattaaaaaatattcatgataattttttaataaaattatttaaattatatggtgagatattacatgattcgaattacgcatAGCGAAGTTCGAATTACTCTGATTCAAATTATATGGtaagcaattcgaattctatacaatactcttctgcccattcttgatagctcatgaatattttttaataaatttatttaaattataccacaaaaaaatattttattctatgcaaaataatttaaaaaatggcttaaaagatgttagaagtactataaaaatttgtaatgtcctaatgacttaagacattaaagaaatactccacatagtcactaataatttagaaattaaagaaaaaatatttttatcatgtatttacctaaatcactagaatattacaatcttttaagccattttttaaaattattttgtatagaataaaatatattttttaattattttgtatggaataaaatattttctttcatttctaaattattattgactacgtagagtattttatttaaaatttgagtacatgcatgtatttacctaagttattataacattacaaatttttatagtactcctaacattttttaagccatttttttaaaattgttttgcataggataaaatattttttgtagtataatttaaaaaaatttattaaaaaaatttattaaaaaatattcatgaactattaaaaatggacagaaaagtattgtatggaattcgaattgatagctcattaatattttaaagaagtctcgtaattaaatattttgttagcttttttttaacgtatgaaataaaaatatatatttttttaatttttaaattattaatt
Coding sequences:
- the LOC112737792 gene encoding pentatricopeptide repeat-containing protein At4g04790, mitochondrial, encoding MRASTIRKLCTLSTLFRRHSTRKAKALASSPSVSISEHNASEFNHSSMNLNRVPSRGAEDSPDDDNTSSEVSSILYSPSLAEEPVVVKEEPVVEEVDYGKAKMEKVIDFTWSPNLSAGDHLFRQKGVAHERKSKWIFKLVSEDRFDRLVKMCAKRLGTEVAFDVFRQLGRETDVKEFNALIKMSIQKARTTNNEYVAIEELSKAFRLLENMKECGYKLEEETYQPLLRYAIDMGMVKEFQLFSDVVRAENPCSVSRLAYYEMLLWIRVEDEEMIRDICEYITVEDDQDTSAMRENYLLALCESDLKIQITDALKNIDITMLSSAKSIASVFQSLGRLQLESLAKNLLLDLRARDFDEEDISGFIADYAVSIPNLAVEDIISKFKSLHDLLEVLHSSSSYEKLIMYCCDLDI